A stretch of the Lactuca sativa cultivar Salinas chromosome 9, Lsat_Salinas_v11, whole genome shotgun sequence genome encodes the following:
- the LOC111901639 gene encoding uncharacterized protein LOC111901639, whose protein sequence is MAQRNFEENVECGAYFVNPNISSSPSVNDRGVRGPMDRFLGTTKDDEQGTVSDEKMTPARAKEHRNRVCLDIERCFYENVISFNVATSPSFIDCIKNAHKLFELLDAVIEEIGEELVVQVVTDNASAYKAVGELLMEKKKGLYWTPCAAHLMLEKIGDLLQNKYALLKAKKKKFAEKDLLRPAITRFATSFFILESLHGLKQPLQSMFVSREWSNCAWAKKDDGKVVKKIVMDEKTFWSSVVYSIKTSKPLIHVLRIVDGEKEPAMAYIYGAMDECKEKIASNFNGDVSQYKEIWDIIDEKW, encoded by the exons ATGGCCCAACGCAATTTTGAAGAGAATGTGGAATGTGGTGCATACTTTGTGAATCCCAACATTAGTTCTTCTCCAAGTGTAAACGATAGGGGTGTTAGAGGACCTATGGATCGATTTTTGGGGACTACAAAAGATGACGAGCAAGGAACCGTATCGGATGAAAAGATGACACCAGCAAGGGCTAAAGAACACAGGAATAGAGTTTGCTTGGATATCGAGAGATGCTTCTACGAGAATGTGATCTCATTTAACGTGGCAACAAGTCCTTCTTTTATAG ATTGTATAAAAAACGCACACAAATTATTCGAGTTACTTGATGCTGTCATAGAAGAGATTGGTGAAGAACTTGTGGTTCAAGTTGTGACTGATAATGCTAGTGCCTATAAAGCTGTTGGTGAACTATTGATGGAGAAGAAAAAGGGTTTGTATTGGACCCCTTGTGCTGCTCATTTGATGCTTGAGAAGATTGGAGATTTGCTACAAAATAAATATGCTTTGCTAAAAGCAAAAAAAAA AAAGTTTGCTGAGAAAGATCTTCTTCGACCGGCTATCACACGATTCGCGACATCATTTTTTATATTGGAAAGTCTGCATGGATTAAAGCAACCACTACAAAGTATGTTTGTTTCAAGAGAGTGGTCAAATTGTGCTTGGGCAAAAAAGGATGATGGAAAAGTTGTCAAAAAAATTGTCATGGACGAGAAAACCTTTTGGTCTAGTGTGGTTTATTCCATTAAAACCTCAAAGCCACTTATTCATGTTTTGAGGATTGTTGATGGTGAAAAGGAGCCGGCGATGGCTTATATTTACGGTGCAATGGATGAATGTAAAGAGAAAATAGCAAGTAATTTTAATGGGGACGTGTCTCAATACAAGGAAATATGGGATATTATTGATGAAAAATGGTAA
- the LOC111901704 gene encoding dehydration-responsive element-binding protein 1B: MEHMDAFMESYSSVPALSSESVPLVCILTSNCSTTSVLNAAAEAEVMLASLNPKKKAGRKKFRETRHPVYRGVRMRDNGKWVCELREPNNKMRVWLGTHPTAVMAARAHDVAALAFRGRSACLNFADSVWRLPVPKSNKIEDIQKAAAEAAEAFRYTVDVVEILETEELPEILFYVDEDDVFEMPEFFDSMAEGLMVAPPQMVGYGDYGDDVEFCADESLWS; this comes from the coding sequence ATGGAACACATGGATGCTTTTATGGAATCGTATAGCTCAGTTCCAGCATTATCATCCGAAAGTGTTCCATTAGTATGCATTTTGACCTCAAATTGCAGCACAACCTCTGTCTTGAATGCCGCTGCTGAAGCAGAAGTGATGCTGGCTTCACTGAACCCGAAGAAGAAGGCCGGAAGGAAGAAGTTTAGGGAGACTAGACATCCGGTGTACAGGGGAGTGAGAATGAGGGATAACGGGAAGTGGGTTTGTGAGTTAAGAGAGCCGAACAATAAGATGAGGGTGTGGCTAGGGACACATCCCACTGCTGTAATGGCAGCTAGGGCACATGACGTGGCTGCTTTGGCTTTCAGGGGGCGATCGGCGTGTTTGAACTTCGCTGACTCTGTGTGGCGGCTGCCTGTCCCGAAGTCTAACAAAATAGAAGATATACAAAAGGCCGCTGCAGAAGCGGCGGAGGCTTTTAGATACACGGTGGATGTGGTGGAGATTTTGGAAACGGAGGAGTTGCCGGAAATTCTGTTTTACGTGGATGAAGATGATGTTTTCGAGATGCCGGAGTTTTTTGATAGCATGGCGGAGGGACTGATGGTTGCGCCTCCTCAGATGGTAGGGTATGGCGATTATGGGGATGATGTGGAATTTTGTGCTGACGAGTCATTATGGAGTTAG